GTCGCAGTATTCAAAATGCCATTGTCATCTTGCAACCCCGAATTACAAATAATTTAAAGTTTTTACCTCTTTATTTTTCTTGGCCTGTAGAAAAAGTAAAAAGAATTTCCAAAAAAGTCGATTGCTTTAACTACTCTAAGCAGTCTTGCAACATCAAACCTTTACTAAATATTTGTAATTTACAAGAAGAGTACAACACAAAGTCTAGCAACGATTCAATCTTTTGGGAGGCTGCGTAATGAAAAGCTCTATTGATAATCGAAACCCTAGAGTATTAGATACATCTGCATTGGTTCATGATCCAAAAAGCCTTCTATCCTATAAAGATGACGTATACATCTGTTTAACAGTGCTTGAAGAGCTAGATAATCTTAAAGAGCGAAGAGATAAGAGCGTAAGTGCTGATGCACGCGTCGTTATTCGAATGCTTGAAGACATCATCAATGGGCATTCAGCAGAAGAAATGGAAGCAGGTATTGCATTACCATCTACTGAATCTGCCAAACGAGGACGCCTATACATCGGCATTGACACTCAAATGGATATGGCTAAAGAGTTAAGGCACGGCATAGGTAGTGACGCTGATAATCGCATCATCAACTATGCACTTCACCTTCAAAAGCAGTTAAATAAAGATGTCACCATTGTAAGTCGTGATATCAATATGCGACTAAAGGCTAGAACCATTGGCGTTGATGCTGAAGATGTCTTAGTAGATCATCAAATTTCAGATATTGATCTTCTCTACACAGGTGTTCAGGTTTTTGAAGGTGATTTGTTTGATCTATGTGACGAGCAATCGGGTTTTGCAATGTCTGGGCAAGACTACCGTTTTCCCAGAGACATATTTAATGAAGAAGCTCAGAAAAATATGTACTGGTATGACGATGCTGGTCATATCGGGATTATCAATGAAGTATCTGAAGACTTTGTTCACACTTCGCTTTTATCTAGAAGGCAGGAAAAAGTCTGGGGTATTGCACCCAAAAACCAACGTCAAGCGGTTGCGCTAAGCCAACTGACCGATCCTGAGTTTGACTTAAATATTATTCTTGGCCCTGCTGGATCTGGTAAGACTTTTTTAGCCGTTGCTGCGGGATTACATCAAGTATTAGAAACCAAGCAGTATAAAAAGATAGTTGTTGTCCGTTCACGAGACTTCATGGATGACGATCCGGGGTATTTACCGGGCGATCTCAAAGAAAAATCTATGCCATTGCTGGCTGGTATTACCGACGCCTTAATTTCAATGCATTCAGATGATGGTGATGATAGAAATACTTACTCTACTATTGAACACATCATAGAGAAAGCCAACATTGAATTCACGTCAATGGCTTATTTCAGGGGGCGTTCTATAGATGACGCCGTGTTGATTATTGACGAGGCTCAGAACATGACTCGTGCCCAAATGAAAGGCATGCTTAGTCGTGGCGGTAAAAACTGCCGAACAATCGTTCTTGGTAACCTTGCCCAAATAGATGATCGCTTTGTCACACCTGCATCCTCAGGTGCGAGTGCGGCGGTTAATATTTATCGGAATTACGAAAAAGGTAGTGTGCTTATTTTCGATGAAGTCGAAAGAAGTTCATTAGCAGAATTTACAGAGAAGAATTTTTAACAATGCTCACTTTTTATCGTTAACTGCTGTATTAGCCACTACTTAGATGGAGTGGCTATAATAATAACAGGTAATTTCTATTTTAATTTAGACTATTTTATCTAGATCTATATTAGTAATTTGAATCGACCAGATTTTCCTAGACACAAATAAGTTGTAAACTTTGTGTCCTAGGAGGATGAATGAGCGCTAAAAGATTTCCCGAAGAATTTAAGGTTCAGGCCGTTAAGCAAGTGACTGAAAAAGGTCACTCCGTTGCAAGCGTTGCAGAACGGTTAGATATCTCGACAAATAGTCTTTATATCTGGTTAAAACGCTATGGCAGTAACAGCGAACACTACCAAGAATTATCCGAGCAAGAAAAGCGTATTAAAGCGCTTGAGAAAGAACTAAAGCGTACTCAACAAGAACGTGATCTATTAAAGGAAGCCGCCGTGTACTTTGCGGGCGAGTCAAAGAAAAGTACACGTTCATAAAGTCTCGGCTCAACCAATACCCCATAAAGCTGATGTGCCAAGCGTTGCAAGTTCACCGCAGTGGCTTTCATGCTTGGTTGCAAAAGCCAGAATCCAAGCGAGCTAAGGATGACAAGCGCTTAACGGGTTTAATCAAACAGTCTTGGCTTGAAAGCGGCTGCGTTTACGGTTATCGCAAAATTCAAAGTGATATGTTGGATTTAGGTGAAGTTTGCTCAAAGAATAGAGTTCATCGATTAATGCAGTTATCAGGCATTCAAGCTCAAGTCGGCTATAAGAAGCGCAAAGGCAACTATGGCACTAAGCCTTCTGTGGTCGCAGATAACCAGTTAAAACGACAGTTTGATGTAGTACAGCCAAATCAAGCTTGGGTAACTGATATCACTTATATTGATACGCACGAAGGCTTTCTCTATTTAGCCGTAGTTATCGACTTGTTTTCTCGGCAAGTCGTTGGCTGGTCGATGCAATCGATGATGCATACTGATTTAGTCTTAAGTGCATTACTCGCTGCTGTATGGCGAAGAAAACCTAAGCAAACGGTTATTATACATTCCGATCAAGGCAGCCAATTTACAGGTTATGACTGGCAACGATTTGCTGCTGAGCATAATTTATCACTCAGTATGAGTCGTAGAGGTAACTGCCATGATAATGCTGTTGCTGAGAGCTTCTTTCAGTTGCTAAAACGTGAACGGATCAAGCGAAGAAAATACAAAAATAGAGAAAAAGCTAAGGAAGATATTTTCGATTACATCGAAATGTTTTATAACAGCAAACGTAAACATGGTTATCTAAATAATCAGTCTCCAACTGACTATGATAAAACCTATTTTATGAATCAAGAAAACGTCTAGGGTAGTCTGGTCGATTCAATAATTGTATTTGTGTAAGAGCAAACTCACACTCTTTAATGATTTCATACACAATGTTTAGCAAACAGTGAGTTTTTGCATGCGGAAGTTTTTCATTAAATATTTTACTTTCTAGTCTGGTTTTCAAACCAGTGCAGTAGCATGCATAGATATCTTCATTATTATTCATTTTGTTATTTCTCTATTGTTATTTCTTTCTCCTATTTCTAATTTCCTAAATAAATTATCTCCACTATTACAGCTTTATTCAAGTGTAATTTTCTGATAATAAAGGTTATTTTATTATTTGTTGTTTTATCAAATGTTTACTGTAAGCGCTTTTGAGTGGATGTATGTGAGAAACTAAGAGCACTATAAAGCTGTTGTATATATTCATCTTTTGACACACAAAATTTTCAAGTAATTGGTATGTATATTCATTCTTTTATTGAGTGAAGAATAGATAAGATTCCCGACCTCTGAGTTTCTGTGAAAAGCTTAAACCTAAATCTCTAAGGCTAATGTTTGATTTATAATCAGGATAAATGTCTTTAAGAAACTCTAGAGCCTTTCGTGTGTTGCCTACTGAATCTAACGCTAAAACATAGAGGTATGGATATTGTGGGTTTTTAGCATCATATTTCATAGCTAACTTGAAATGCTCTATCGAGCTAGCTTTATCTCCAGATCGAATTAAGAACATTCCATAGGAATACTGTATTTCAGCTGAAGAGGGTATATTGTTTAAGGCTTTTTTATAAAGTTGCTGCTCTTCCTTTATTAGTTTTAAACTTCGGTAAATATCACCTAAATTAATATAAGAGGCAGCAAAATAAGGGTCGATTTCTATACTTTGCTCTAACTTTTCAATCGCTTTTTCTTCTTGTTGTAATTTTAAGTCTACAAGCGCTTGGTTAAACAAGCCTTCTCCTCGCCAAGCGGTTGCAGTTCCAGAATTAAGTAGTTCCTTTAAAGCTAAACGGTAGCTTATGGTACCTTTAAGTTGAGTCGTTAGTAACTGATTAGCTGCTGCTATTCTTATGGCTTTGAATTCATCATTCAGAAATACTTTGTATGACTTTAATTTATCGTTATCAGGCAGTAGA
This Thalassotalea euphylliae DNA region includes the following protein-coding sequences:
- a CDS encoding PhoH family protein encodes the protein MKSSIDNRNPRVLDTSALVHDPKSLLSYKDDVYICLTVLEELDNLKERRDKSVSADARVVIRMLEDIINGHSAEEMEAGIALPSTESAKRGRLYIGIDTQMDMAKELRHGIGSDADNRIINYALHLQKQLNKDVTIVSRDINMRLKARTIGVDAEDVLVDHQISDIDLLYTGVQVFEGDLFDLCDEQSGFAMSGQDYRFPRDIFNEEAQKNMYWYDDAGHIGIINEVSEDFVHTSLLSRRQEKVWGIAPKNQRQAVALSQLTDPEFDLNIILGPAGSGKTFLAVAAGLHQVLETKQYKKIVVVRSRDFMDDDPGYLPGDLKEKSMPLLAGITDALISMHSDDGDDRNTYSTIEHIIEKANIEFTSMAYFRGRSIDDAVLIIDEAQNMTRAQMKGMLSRGGKNCRTIVLGNLAQIDDRFVTPASSGASAAVNIYRNYEKGSVLIFDEVERSSLAEFTEKNF
- a CDS encoding IS3 family transposase (programmed frameshift); this translates as MSAKRFPEEFKVQAVKQVTEKGHSVASVAERLDISTNSLYIWLKRYGSNSEHYQELSEQEKRIKALEKELKRTQQERDLLKEGRRVLCGRVKEKYTFIKSRLNQYPIKLMCQALQVHRSGFHAWLQKPESKRAKDDKRLTGLIKQSWLESGCVYGYRKIQSDMLDLGEVCSKNRVHRLMQLSGIQAQVGYKKRKGNYGTKPSVVADNQLKRQFDVVQPNQAWVTDITYIDTHEGFLYLAVVIDLFSRQVVGWSMQSMMHTDLVLSALLAAVWRRKPKQTVIIHSDQGSQFTGYDWQRFAAEHNLSLSMSRRGNCHDNAVAESFFQLLKRERIKRRKYKNREKAKEDIFDYIEMFYNSKRKHGYLNNQSPTDYDKTYFMNQENV